Proteins encoded within one genomic window of Eleutherodactylus coqui strain aEleCoq1 chromosome 1, aEleCoq1.hap1, whole genome shotgun sequence:
- the NCMAP gene encoding noncompact myelin-associated protein — protein sequence MAATPPLINTTLSPVNTTTKSQEQILYQSAGAIVAAIVVGVIIIFSLVLISLKMYNRRKRTERELGMKSTKSTNTPSTRAHPSSIIQPTSLTSVPPDIRLENR from the exons ATGGCAGCAACACCTCCATTAATTAACACAACGCTATCTCCAGTAAATACCACGACAAAGTCACAGGAACAGATTCTTTATCAGA GTGCTGGTGCAATAGTCGCTGCTATCGTGGTTGGTGTAATTATAATATTTTCACTGGTACTCATCAGCCTCAAGATGTACAACAG GCGAAAACGAACAGAGAGAGAGCTGGGAATGAAAAGCACCAAATCCACAAACACACCGAGCACCAGAGCTCACCCTTCTTCCATCATCCAGCCAACATCTTTAACATCAGTTCCACCCGACATCCGCCTCGAAAACCGATGA